The following coding sequences are from one Alphaproteobacteria bacterium GM7ARS4 window:
- a CDS encoding DM13 domain-containing protein, translated as MKIQGSIVIGGAMALFMAGTGFGFALGIFFFPFLFPQAMEIEEPLSSPYGEGMPSHKSSREPSQAQMADEPPSTTAQTPSSPPSSMPSDREVAQGTFIHVNKWDLVHWGKGDVVVYEDKVVMAEDFEVGPGPKYHVYLSKAEQIEGASDVEDNPFVDLGRLRRFKGMQSYQIPSSVSLLEQGYRHVVIWCEAFGVLISPALLRFDDGV; from the coding sequence ATGAAGATACAAGGAAGCATCGTGATAGGTGGGGCGATGGCACTTTTTATGGCGGGAACGGGTTTTGGTTTTGCCTTAGGTATTTTTTTCTTTCCCTTCTTATTTCCTCAGGCGATGGAGATAGAAGAGCCTCTCTCTTCGCCCTATGGCGAGGGGATGCCTTCCCATAAATCCTCCCGTGAACCCTCTCAGGCACAGATGGCGGACGAGCCTCCGTCCACAACAGCGCAGACGCCATCATCACCCCCATCATCCATGCCTTCTGATAGGGAAGTGGCACAAGGGACGTTTATCCATGTCAATAAATGGGATCTTGTCCATTGGGGAAAAGGCGATGTCGTTGTCTACGAAGATAAAGTCGTTATGGCAGAGGATTTCGAAGTGGGCCCGGGCCCAAAATACCATGTGTATCTCTCGAAGGCAGAACAGATAGAGGGGGCGAGCGATGTGGAGGACAATCCTTTCGTTGATTTAGGGCGTTTGCGTCGTTTTAAAGGCATGCAGAGTTACCAGATTCCTTCCTCTGTGTCTTTACTCGAGCAAGGCTATCGCCATGTCGTCATTTGGTGCGAGGCCTTTGGTGTCCTTATTTCTCCCGCTCTTTTGCGTTTTGATGACGGGGTGTAA